A single region of the Nocardioides aquaticus genome encodes:
- a CDS encoding glutamate--cysteine ligase, with product MRIDFHASPEPTLGVEWELALVDKTTRDLDNRAADLFAAARPVLPDPGRVHEELLRNTVEVVTGVCRTTAEAVDDLRGTLGALLPVADDLGLDLYGGGTHPFARWTEQQLTEGHRYAELIDRTRWWGRQMLIWGVHVHVGLPAQERVMPVLSALLTSYPHLQALSASSPIWAGTDTGYASNRALMFQQLPTAGLPFQFQTWSEFESFAEDQLTTGVVDGLGEIRWDVRPAAHLGTLENRVCDGVSRVDDLSALVALMHCLVVDLDQRAAAGERLTVLPPWHVQENKWRAARYGLDAIVVVDERSTERLVTDDLADLLDRLAPTARRLGCVDELASVEDLVARGASYQRQRRVAAAHDGDLVAVVDSVVRELRDGLG from the coding sequence GTGCGCATCGACTTCCACGCCTCGCCCGAGCCGACCCTCGGGGTGGAGTGGGAGCTGGCCCTGGTCGACAAGACCACCCGGGACCTCGACAACCGCGCCGCCGACCTCTTCGCCGCCGCACGCCCCGTCCTGCCCGACCCCGGACGCGTCCACGAGGAGCTCCTCCGCAACACCGTCGAGGTCGTCACCGGCGTCTGCCGCACCACCGCCGAGGCCGTCGACGACCTCCGGGGCACCCTCGGGGCGCTGCTGCCGGTCGCCGACGATCTGGGGCTGGACCTGTACGGCGGCGGCACCCACCCCTTCGCCCGCTGGACCGAGCAGCAGCTGACCGAGGGCCACCGCTACGCCGAGCTGATCGACCGCACCCGGTGGTGGGGGCGCCAGATGCTGATCTGGGGCGTCCACGTCCACGTCGGGCTGCCCGCGCAGGAGCGGGTGATGCCCGTGCTGTCGGCCCTGCTCACCTCCTACCCGCACCTGCAGGCGCTGTCGGCGTCCTCGCCGATCTGGGCCGGCACCGACACCGGGTACGCCTCGAACCGTGCGCTGATGTTCCAGCAGCTGCCGACGGCCGGGCTGCCCTTCCAGTTCCAGACGTGGTCGGAGTTCGAGTCCTTCGCCGAGGACCAGCTGACCACCGGCGTCGTCGACGGGCTCGGCGAGATCCGGTGGGACGTCCGACCGGCCGCGCACCTCGGGACCCTGGAGAACCGGGTCTGCGACGGGGTGTCCCGGGTGGACGACCTGAGCGCGCTGGTCGCGCTGATGCACTGCCTGGTCGTCGACCTCGACCAGCGGGCCGCGGCCGGGGAGCGGCTGACGGTGCTGCCGCCCTGGCACGTGCAGGAGAACAAGTGGCGTGCCGCACGCTACGGCCTGGACGCGATCGTCGTGGTCGACGAGCGCTCGACCGAGCGCCTGGTCACCGACGACCTCGCCGACCTGCTGGACCGGTTGGCGCCGACCGCGAGACGGCTGGGCTGCGTCGACGAGCTCGCGTCGGTCGAGGACCTCGTCGCGCGGGGGGCCTCCTACCAGCGCCAGCGCCGGGTCGCCGCCGCGCACGACGGGGACCTGGTCGCCGTCGTCGACTCCGTGGTGCGCGAGCTCCGCGACGGCCTGGGCTGA
- a CDS encoding DNA polymerase IV yields MSVLHVDLDQFIAAVEVRRHPELAGRPVVVGGRGDPTERGVVATASYEARALGVGSGTPLRVAARRCPDAVFLPVDKPAYEAASAEVVAVLRAQTWDGAPLVVEVVGWDEDFLARSPRAPVPARPDEPHAVAERVRAAVHAGTGLRCSVGIGENKLQAKVATELAKPDGVFRLDDDTWFAVVGERDVRVLPGVGATTARRLGELGVRTVADLARTDPHLLAERLGERTGPWVRRRARGVDTSPVDDTPWVPRARGREETFQVDLEDPTEVTAAVRRLAALALEDVRAEGRPVARVVLKVRLRPFTTLTRSRTLPVASSETDAVADAAVALLDRLDEDERSRPVRLLGVRLEMVPPPGGYDA; encoded by the coding sequence GTGAGCGTCCTGCACGTCGACCTCGACCAGTTCATCGCGGCGGTCGAGGTGCGGCGGCACCCGGAGCTGGCGGGGCGGCCGGTCGTGGTCGGCGGGCGGGGCGACCCGACCGAGCGGGGAGTGGTCGCCACCGCGTCCTACGAGGCGAGGGCGCTCGGCGTGGGCTCCGGCACCCCGCTGCGCGTCGCGGCCCGGCGGTGCCCCGACGCGGTCTTCCTGCCGGTCGACAAGCCGGCCTACGAGGCCGCGTCCGCCGAGGTGGTCGCGGTGCTGCGCGCCCAGACCTGGGACGGTGCCCCGCTCGTGGTGGAGGTCGTCGGCTGGGACGAGGACTTCCTGGCCCGGTCGCCCCGGGCGCCGGTGCCCGCCCGCCCGGACGAGCCGCACGCCGTCGCCGAACGGGTCCGTGCGGCGGTGCACGCGGGCACCGGGCTGCGGTGCTCGGTCGGCATCGGGGAGAACAAGCTGCAGGCCAAGGTCGCCACCGAGCTCGCCAAGCCGGACGGCGTCTTCCGCCTCGACGACGACACGTGGTTCGCGGTGGTGGGGGAGCGGGACGTCCGGGTCCTGCCCGGTGTGGGCGCCACGACCGCCCGCCGGCTCGGTGAGCTCGGCGTCCGCACCGTCGCCGACCTCGCCCGCACCGACCCCCACCTGCTCGCCGAGCGGCTGGGGGAGCGGACCGGGCCCTGGGTGCGCCGTCGCGCGCGCGGCGTCGACACCAGCCCGGTCGACGACACCCCCTGGGTCCCGCGGGCCCGCGGCCGCGAGGAGACCTTCCAGGTCGACCTGGAGGACCCCACCGAGGTGACGGCCGCCGTACGCCGCCTGGCCGCCCTGGCGCTGGAGGACGTGCGGGCCGAGGGCCGGCCCGTGGCGCGGGTGGTGCTGAAGGTCCGGCTGCGCCCCTTCACCACCCTGACCCGCAGCCGGACGCTGCCGGTGGCCTCCTCCGAGACGGACGCCGTCGCCGACGCCGCCGTCGCGCTGCTGGACCGGCTCGACGAGGACGAGCGGTCCCGGCCGGTGCGACTGCTCGGGGTCCGCCTGGAGATGGTGCCGCCCCCCGGCGGCTACGACGCCTGA
- a CDS encoding FUSC family protein, which yields MEPPLDRAWQRGRTSLRARRARLRSKRFLVVQCALAGGAAWFISAEVLQHPTPFFAPIAAVVGLGTSYGQRPRRVAEITFGVAVGIFLADLLVLGLGSGWWQMSIVIALAMSAGIWLSGTQLFVTQSAVQSIIIVALVAEPATAFTRWLDALVGGGVALLAATLVPAAALRRPRENAAAVVRKVARLLRAASEVMRDGESEEALELLADARSTDHLIRELRDAADEGMSMVAVSPFRRGHAPGVRRVAELVEPLDRALRTTRVLVRQTSVSAYHRLPVPAGYADLTADLAAAVDLIAAELTENHLAVAARVPLLRVAEDTGSLERSDLLVADAILAQLRSLVVDLLMVTGLEQLEATDSIPPPRGS from the coding sequence ATGGAGCCCCCGCTCGACCGCGCCTGGCAGCGCGGGCGCACCTCGTTGCGGGCCCGGCGCGCCCGCCTCCGCAGCAAGCGGTTCCTGGTGGTGCAGTGCGCGCTGGCCGGGGGTGCGGCCTGGTTCATCTCCGCCGAGGTGCTGCAGCACCCGACGCCGTTCTTCGCCCCGATCGCGGCCGTGGTGGGCCTCGGGACCTCCTACGGCCAGCGGCCGCGGCGGGTCGCCGAGATCACCTTCGGCGTGGCGGTGGGCATCTTCCTGGCCGACCTGCTGGTCCTGGGTCTCGGCTCGGGATGGTGGCAGATGTCGATCGTGATCGCGCTGGCCATGTCGGCCGGCATCTGGCTGTCGGGCACCCAGCTGTTCGTGACCCAGTCCGCGGTGCAGTCGATCATCATCGTGGCGCTCGTCGCCGAGCCGGCGACGGCCTTCACCCGGTGGCTGGACGCCCTGGTCGGTGGTGGGGTGGCCCTGCTCGCGGCGACCCTGGTGCCGGCGGCGGCGCTGCGGCGACCGCGGGAGAACGCCGCGGCGGTGGTCCGCAAGGTGGCGCGGCTGCTGCGGGCGGCCTCGGAGGTGATGCGCGACGGCGAGTCCGAGGAGGCGCTGGAGCTGCTGGCCGACGCCCGTTCGACCGACCACCTCATCCGTGAGCTGCGCGACGCCGCCGACGAGGGCATGTCGATGGTCGCGGTGTCTCCGTTCCGGCGGGGGCACGCACCGGGCGTGCGCCGGGTCGCCGAGCTGGTCGAGCCGCTCGACCGGGCCCTGCGCACGACCCGGGTGCTGGTGCGCCAGACCTCGGTCTCGGCCTACCACCGGCTGCCGGTGCCGGCCGGGTACGCCGACCTCACCGCGGACCTCGCCGCTGCCGTCGACCTGATCGCCGCCGAGCTCACCGAGAACCACCTCGCGGTCGCGGCGAGGGTGCCGCTGCTCCGGGTGGCCGAGGACACCGGGTCGTTGGAGCGCAGCGACCTGCTCGTGGCCGACGCGATCCTGGCCCAGCTCCGCTCCCTGGTCGTCGACCTGCTGATGGTCACCGGTCTCGAGCAGCTCGAGGCCACCGACTCGATCCCGCCCCCGCGCGGCTCCTGA